In the Anastrepha obliqua isolate idAnaObli1 chromosome 1, idAnaObli1_1.0, whole genome shotgun sequence genome, one interval contains:
- the LOC129235614 gene encoding cytochrome c oxidase subunit 5A, mitochondrial-like, whose product MLRVASGQVANVLRGAIGLSGRVASVGSVRASHGEENEEVFNKRYEDYFNRKDIDGWEIRKGMNDLLGMDLVPEPKIIEAGLRACRKVNDIALAIRWLEGCKDKCGDQESTIYPYLIQSIRPTLDELGVPTPEELHYDKPELALKTVYDL is encoded by the coding sequence ATGCTTCGAGTCGCTTCTGGACAAGTTGCTAACGTGTTGCGTGGTGCCATAGGCCTATCTGGTCGTGTTGCCTCCGTCGGCTCGGTCCGTGCTTCACATGGCGAGGAAAATGAAGAAGTTTTCAACAAGCGCTACGAAGATTATTTCAACCGCAAAGATATCGATGGCTGGGAGATTCGCAAAGGAATGAATGACTTGTTAGGCATGGATTTAGTGCCTGAACCCAAGATCATTGAAGCTGGTCTTCGTGCTTGTCGCAAGGTGAACGACATTGCTTTGGCCATTAGATGGTTGGAAGGCTGCAAAGACAAATGCGGTGACCAAGAGAGTACCATCTATCCCTACCTCATCCAAAGCATTCGTCCCACATTGGATGAATTAGGCGTGCCAACACCGGAAGAATTGCACTATGATAAGCCCGAGTTGGCCTTGAAAACTGTCTACGACTTGTAA
- the LOC129253220 gene encoding uncharacterized protein CG16817, producing the protein MSETTGTIYPPVSWAQRYDVLYVIIDVECNNIEHNVTENSFTFKGVNALDATKKYEVTLNFLHPVDPERVTSKNIGRCLEFTIYKREKGPYWTSLTTDKNKLHFLKANFAKWINESEDEDEGEPETPFNNLFNSSWDKKFDDMGLDDDDSDDDNIPSLSKNDESEDSSIEDDDKKSSEANSVQK; encoded by the exons ATGTCGGAAACAACGGG AACAATATATCCACCAGTTTCTTGGGCACAGAGATACGATGTGCTCTATGTCATAATTGATGTCGAATGCAACAACATCGAACATAA TGTGACCGAAAATAGTTTCACCTTTAAGGGTGTTAATGCCCTAGATGCCACTAAAAAATATGAAGTTACACTAAATTTCTTACATCCCGTGGATCCCGAAAGAGTGACGAGTAAGAACATTGGCAGGTGCCTAGAATTCACTATTTATAAg AGAGAAAAGGGTCCCTACTGGACTTCCCTCACCACCGATAAAAACAAATTGCACTTCTTGAAAGCGAATTTCGCCAAGTGGATAAATGAGTCTGAAGACGAAGatg AGGGTGAACCTGAAACCCCCTTCAATAATCTTTTCAATTCGTCTTGGGATAAGAAATTCGACGATATGGGTCTGGACGATGACGATTCAGATGATGACAATATCCCCAGCTTATCCAAAAATGATGAAAGCGAAGACTCTTCGATAGAAGACGACGATAAGAAGTCTTCTGAAGCGAACAGTGTGCAGAAGTAA
- the LOC129236119 gene encoding cytochrome c oxidase subunit 5A, mitochondrial-like, which yields MLRRVTTLLPKIACHSRRLISLGSTRKCMHMHEEEPEDVFIKRFEDFFNRCEIDGWDLRQGMNDILGYDVVPGPKIIEAGLRACRRLNDIALAIRWIEACKDRCGDKVDQIYPYLLSNIRPTLNELGIPTPEELNYDKPELALKSVFEM from the coding sequence ATGTTGCGTAGAGTGACTACATTACTTCCTAAAATCGCGTGCCACTCCAGACGTCTAATTTCTTTAGGATCCACTCGAAAATGCATGCACATGCACGAAGAAGAACCGGAAGACGTTTTTATCAAACGCTTTGAAGACTTTTTCAATCGTTGCGAAATCGATGGTTGGGATTTGCGTCAAGGCATGAATGATATTTTAGGATACGATGTGGTACCCGGTCCTAAAATTATAGAGGCTGGGTTGCGTGCATGCCGTCGACTCAACGATATTGCCTTGGCTATTAGATGGATTGAAGCATGCAAGGATAGATGCGGCGATAAAGTAGACCAGATATATCCGTATTTATTAAGTAATATACGTCCCACTCTTAACGAACTTGGCATACCGACACCAGAAGAGCTGAATTACGATAAACCAGAGTTGGCACTAAAATCTGTATTTGAAATGTAA